In Mycobacterium sp. Aquia_216, a genomic segment contains:
- the treZ gene encoding malto-oligosyltrehalose trehalohydrolase — protein sequence MAEFRVWAPKPAVVRLDVDGAVHAMTRGQDGWWHGVVDAARDARYGYLLDDDPTVLPDPRSPRQPDGVHARSQLWDPSNASWTDSEWAGRSVEGAVIYELHVGTFTGEGTFDAAIEKLDYLVDLGIDFVELMPINSFAGSHGWGYDGVLWYSVHEPYGGPDGLVRFVDACHARGLGVLIDAVFNHFGPSGNYLPRFGPYLSSASNPWGEGVNIADADSDEVRRYIIGCALRWMRDFHADGLRLDAVHALVDITAVHILEEMATETDWLSQQVGRPLALVAESDLNDPRLITPRGHYGYGITAQWDDDIHHAIHTAVSGERQGYYADFGSLATLADTLRRGFFHAGTYSSFRRRRHGRPLDTKAIPASRLLAYTCTHDQVGNRALGDRPSQNLTGGQLAIKAALVLGSPYTAMLFMGEEWGASTPFQFFSSHPEPELARATAEGRKAEFAGHGWDADDIPDPQDPQTFQRSKLNWAEVDAAEHARLLSFYRDLIALRHNDPDVADPWLEHLAIDYDEELRWIMLSRGQLRIVCNLGAESVTVPVAGDVVLAWGDPTASGDDTVLEGHSVAILRHG from the coding sequence ATGGCTGAATTCCGGGTCTGGGCACCCAAACCCGCCGTGGTCCGCCTCGACGTCGACGGCGCGGTGCACGCGATGACACGCGGACAAGACGGCTGGTGGCACGGAGTTGTCGACGCAGCCCGAGACGCCCGCTACGGCTACCTGCTCGACGACGACCCGACCGTGCTGCCCGATCCGCGCTCACCCCGTCAACCCGATGGGGTGCATGCCCGTTCGCAATTGTGGGATCCGTCGAACGCCAGCTGGACCGACAGTGAGTGGGCTGGCCGGTCGGTCGAAGGCGCGGTGATCTACGAGCTACACGTTGGCACCTTCACCGGCGAGGGAACCTTCGACGCCGCGATCGAAAAGCTGGACTACCTGGTCGATCTCGGGATCGACTTCGTCGAGCTGATGCCGATCAACTCCTTCGCCGGAAGCCACGGCTGGGGATACGACGGCGTGCTGTGGTACAGCGTGCACGAACCCTATGGCGGCCCCGACGGCTTGGTCCGGTTCGTCGACGCATGCCACGCAAGGGGTTTGGGCGTGTTGATCGACGCGGTGTTCAACCATTTCGGCCCGTCGGGAAACTACCTGCCGCGGTTCGGCCCCTACCTGTCGTCGGCGAGTAACCCGTGGGGCGAGGGCGTCAACATCGCCGACGCCGACTCCGACGAGGTGCGCCGTTACATCATCGGCTGCGCGCTGCGCTGGATGCGTGACTTTCACGCCGACGGGCTGCGGCTGGACGCGGTACATGCGCTGGTGGATATCACAGCCGTGCACATTCTCGAGGAGATGGCCACCGAAACCGATTGGCTGTCACAACAAGTGGGTCGTCCGTTGGCACTGGTCGCCGAAAGCGATCTCAATGACCCGCGGCTGATCACCCCGCGCGGCCACTACGGCTACGGGATCACCGCGCAATGGGACGACGATATCCATCACGCCATCCACACGGCGGTGTCCGGCGAGCGGCAGGGCTATTACGCCGACTTCGGTTCGCTGGCCACACTGGCGGATACCCTGCGCCGCGGCTTCTTCCATGCCGGCACCTATTCGTCGTTTCGCCGGCGCCGGCACGGGCGACCGCTGGACACCAAGGCCATCCCGGCCAGCCGGCTGCTCGCCTACACCTGTACACACGACCAGGTCGGTAACCGTGCGCTCGGCGACCGGCCGTCGCAGAATCTGACCGGCGGGCAGCTGGCGATCAAGGCCGCTCTGGTTCTCGGGTCTCCCTACACCGCAATGCTTTTCATGGGTGAGGAGTGGGGGGCATCGACACCGTTTCAGTTTTTCAGCTCGCATCCCGAACCCGAGCTGGCCCGGGCCACGGCGGAGGGCCGTAAAGCCGAGTTCGCCGGGCACGGCTGGGATGCCGACGACATCCCCGACCCGCAGGATCCCCAGACATTCCAGCGCTCCAAGCTGAATTGGGCCGAGGTCGACGCCGCGGAGCACGCGCGACTGCTCAGTTTCTATCGCGACCTGATCGCCTTGCGGCACAACGACCCCGACGTGGCCGACCCCTGGCTCGAGCACCTCGCGATCGACTACGACGAGGAACTGCGCTGGATCATGCTGTCCCGCGGACAGTTACGCATCGTCTGCAACCTCGGCGCCGAATCCGTGACGGTGCCGGTCGCGGGCGACGTCGTCCTCGCCTGGGGCGACCCGACTGCCAGCGGTGACGACACAGTGCTGGAGGGCCATTCGGTGGCGATCCTGCGCCACGGGTGA
- the treY gene encoding malto-oligosyltrehalose synthase, whose protein sequence is MGFPVLSTYRLQLRGPASGSAFTFADAENLLDYLDELGVSHLYLSPILTAVSGSTHGYDVTDPTTVSPELGGAEGLARLSAAARGRGMGLIVDIVPNHVGVDAPQQNPWWWDVLRHGRSSTYATYFDIDWDLDRQGRIVLPVLGSDDDVADLEVHGDLLRLGDLALPIAPGTGDGSGPEVHERQHYRLVGWRSGVVGYRRFFSITSLAGLRQEDRAVFDANHAEIARWFREGLVDGVRIDHPDGLSDPSGYLAWLRELLGPTAWIVIEKILAVDEALEPTLPIEGTTGYEVLRELGGVFVDPAGAPALTELVESAGVDYRGIPQLLADLKVQVATDTLASELARLRRTIAATAGADDPLLPEAVAALLSHIDVYRTDYHGLAAILPSALAETEVARPEFGPALQVLAAALAHGGEPAARLQQLCGAVTAKAVEDCLFYRDARLVSLNEVGGEPHRFGVGAAEFHHSAATRARLWPQAMSTLSTHDTKRGEDVRARIGVLSQVPSLWTEFLSRWESRAPSPDAVTGQFLWQNIFGVWPLGGEVTGPLRDRLHGYAEKAIREAALHTSWNDPDTAFEEAVHRWLDTVLDGPVAGQLTELVAQLNPHAASDALGQKLLALTVPGIPDIYQGTELWDDSLVDPDNRRPVDYAARSAALGELQHPKLRVVTTALRLRRSRPDTFLRGGYVPVLASGEASEHVVAFRRGDDVLVAVTRWTVRLAEKGWGNTVLPLPEGSWSDTLTGAMANGPTSTAELFADLPVVLLERSNG, encoded by the coding sequence ATGGGTTTTCCGGTGCTGTCCACCTACCGATTACAGTTGCGTGGACCAGCCAGCGGCAGTGCCTTCACCTTCGCCGACGCCGAAAATCTGCTGGACTATCTCGATGAGCTCGGGGTGTCACATCTGTACCTGTCGCCGATCCTGACCGCGGTCAGCGGCTCGACCCACGGATACGACGTCACCGACCCGACGACGGTGTCGCCGGAACTTGGTGGCGCCGAAGGTCTGGCGCGGCTGTCGGCGGCGGCCCGGGGACGCGGCATGGGGCTGATCGTCGACATCGTGCCCAACCACGTCGGGGTCGATGCGCCTCAGCAGAATCCGTGGTGGTGGGACGTGTTGCGGCACGGTCGATCATCGACCTACGCAACGTATTTCGATATCGACTGGGATCTCGACCGGCAGGGCCGGATCGTGCTGCCGGTGCTGGGCTCCGACGATGACGTCGCCGACCTCGAAGTGCACGGCGACCTGCTACGGCTGGGCGATCTGGCGCTACCGATCGCTCCCGGCACCGGCGATGGCAGCGGCCCGGAGGTGCACGAACGCCAGCACTACCGGTTGGTGGGCTGGCGCAGCGGAGTCGTCGGCTACCGCCGCTTTTTCTCGATCACCTCGCTGGCCGGGCTGCGTCAGGAGGATCGCGCGGTGTTCGACGCCAACCACGCGGAGATCGCCCGCTGGTTCCGCGAAGGACTTGTCGACGGGGTGCGCATCGACCACCCCGACGGATTGTCCGACCCCAGCGGGTATTTGGCCTGGCTGCGCGAGTTGCTCGGCCCCACCGCGTGGATAGTCATCGAGAAGATCCTGGCCGTCGACGAGGCGCTGGAGCCGACGTTGCCGATTGAGGGCACCACCGGCTACGAGGTATTGCGGGAACTGGGCGGAGTATTCGTCGACCCGGCCGGAGCCCCGGCGCTGACCGAACTCGTCGAGTCGGCGGGTGTGGACTACCGCGGCATCCCACAGCTGTTGGCGGACCTCAAGGTTCAGGTGGCCACCGACACCCTCGCCAGCGAGCTGGCCAGGCTGCGACGGACCATCGCGGCGACCGCCGGTGCCGACGATCCGCTGCTGCCCGAGGCGGTGGCCGCACTGCTCAGCCACATCGACGTCTACCGCACCGACTATCACGGACTGGCCGCGATCCTGCCCAGCGCGCTCGCCGAAACCGAGGTCGCACGACCCGAATTCGGCCCGGCGCTGCAAGTGCTCGCCGCGGCGCTGGCGCACGGCGGCGAGCCCGCCGCACGCCTACAACAACTGTGTGGTGCGGTGACCGCCAAGGCCGTTGAAGACTGTCTGTTCTACCGCGACGCCCGGCTGGTTTCACTCAACGAGGTGGGCGGCGAACCGCACCGGTTCGGCGTCGGCGCCGCGGAGTTTCACCACAGCGCCGCCACCCGCGCGCGGCTGTGGCCGCAGGCGATGAGCACGCTGTCCACCCACGACACCAAACGCGGCGAGGACGTGCGCGCCCGGATCGGCGTGCTGTCCCAGGTGCCCTCCCTGTGGACGGAGTTCCTCTCCCGCTGGGAAAGCAGGGCGCCCTCCCCCGATGCCGTGACCGGACAGTTCTTGTGGCAGAACATCTTCGGCGTGTGGCCGCTCGGCGGCGAGGTCACCGGCCCGTTGCGCGACCGGCTGCACGGGTATGCGGAGAAGGCCATCCGGGAAGCCGCATTGCACACCTCGTGGAACGACCCCGACACCGCGTTCGAGGAGGCGGTCCATCGCTGGCTGGACACCGTGCTGGACGGCCCGGTTGCCGGTCAGCTGACCGAGCTTGTCGCCCAACTCAACCCACATGCCGCCAGCGACGCGCTGGGTCAGAAGCTGCTCGCGCTGACCGTCCCCGGTATTCCCGACATCTACCAGGGCACCGAGCTCTGGGACGACAGCTTGGTCGACCCGGACAACCGCCGGCCCGTCGACTATGCCGCGCGCAGCGCCGCTCTCGGCGAGTTACAACACCCGAAGCTCCGTGTCGTCACCACGGCGCTGCGGCTGCGGCGCTCGCGTCCGGACACCTTTCTGCGCGGCGGTTACGTTCCGGTGCTGGCCAGCGGTGAAGCCAGTGAACATGTCGTGGCGTTCCGGCGCGGCGACGATGTGCTGGTGGCGGTCACCCGCTGGACGGTGCGGCTGGCCGAAAAAGGTTGGGGCAACACCGTGCTGCCGCTACCCGAGGGTTCCTGGTCCGACACACTCACCGGGGCGATGGCGAACGGGCCGACATCGACCGCCGAATTGTTCGCCGACCTCCCGGTCGTGTTATTGGAGAGAAGCAATGGCTGA
- the glgX gene encoding glycogen debranching protein GlgX, with amino-acid sequence MPTVWPGGAYPLGATYDGAGTNFSLFSEIAEKVDLCLIDERGSESRIPLDEVDGYVWHAYLPNITPGQRYGFRVHGPFDPAAGHRCDPSKLLLDPYGKSFDGDFTFGQALFSYDLKAIDPNGDTTITGTPPMIDSLGHTMTSVVINPFFDWAFDRAPLTPYHETVIYEAHVKGLTKTHPGIPEGLRGSYAALAHPVIIDHLKSLNVTALELMPVHQFMHDERLLNLGLRNYWGYNTFGYFAPHYQYASNRQAGGAVAEFKMMVRSLHEAGIEVILDVVYNHTAEGNHLGPTINFRGIDNSAYYRLLDTDLRLYKDYTGTGNSLNPRHPHVLQLIMDSLRYWVTEMHVDGFRFDLAATLARELHDVDRLSAFFDLVQQDPIVSQVKLIAEPWDVGEGGYQVGNFPGLWTEWNGKYRDTVRDYWRGEPATLGEFASRLTGSSDLYAASSRRPSASINFVTAHDGFTLTDLVSYNEKHNEANGEDNRDGESHNRSWNCGVEGPTDDPEIAELRCRQIRNFWATLMVSQGTPMVAHGDELGRTQQGNNNAYCQDSELSWIDWSLVDKNADLLAFARRATTLRKKHPVFRRRRFFDGEPIRSGDEVRDIAWLTATGREMTHDDWNQGLDKCVAVFLNGDAITAPNARGERVVDDSFLLCFNAHKREVEFVTPHDDYAREWTVEIDTNHPAGEADRVVAAEEKVIIPGCSVLILRKTG; translated from the coding sequence CTGCCCACCGTTTGGCCAGGGGGCGCCTATCCCCTCGGCGCCACCTATGACGGCGCGGGCACTAACTTTTCGCTGTTCTCCGAGATCGCCGAAAAGGTCGACTTATGCCTGATCGACGAGCGCGGCAGCGAATCGCGGATCCCGCTCGACGAGGTCGACGGCTACGTGTGGCACGCCTATCTGCCGAACATCACACCCGGTCAGCGCTATGGATTTCGGGTGCACGGCCCGTTCGATCCGGCGGCCGGACACCGGTGCGACCCGAGCAAGCTACTGCTTGACCCGTACGGGAAGTCGTTCGACGGCGATTTCACCTTCGGCCAGGCGTTGTTCTCCTATGACCTGAAGGCCATCGATCCGAACGGCGACACCACGATCACCGGCACTCCCCCGATGATCGATTCCCTGGGCCACACCATGACCAGCGTGGTGATCAACCCCTTCTTCGACTGGGCCTTCGATCGCGCGCCGCTGACCCCGTATCACGAGACGGTGATCTACGAGGCGCACGTCAAGGGCCTGACCAAAACCCACCCCGGCATCCCAGAGGGCCTAAGGGGCAGCTATGCCGCGCTGGCCCATCCCGTGATCATCGATCACCTCAAGTCACTCAATGTCACCGCGCTGGAACTGATGCCGGTCCACCAGTTCATGCACGACGAACGGCTGCTCAACCTCGGGTTGCGAAACTACTGGGGCTACAACACATTCGGGTACTTCGCCCCGCACTACCAGTACGCATCGAATCGACAGGCGGGCGGCGCGGTCGCCGAATTCAAGATGATGGTGCGCAGCCTGCACGAAGCAGGCATCGAGGTCATACTCGACGTCGTCTACAACCACACCGCCGAAGGCAACCACTTGGGGCCGACGATCAACTTCCGGGGCATCGACAACAGCGCCTACTACCGGCTCCTCGACACCGATCTGCGGTTGTACAAGGACTACACCGGCACCGGCAACAGCCTCAACCCGCGCCACCCGCACGTCTTGCAGCTGATCATGGACTCGCTGCGCTACTGGGTGACCGAAATGCACGTCGACGGGTTCCGCTTCGACCTGGCCGCCACCCTGGCCCGCGAGCTGCACGACGTGGACCGCTTGAGCGCATTCTTCGATCTGGTGCAACAGGATCCGATCGTCAGCCAGGTCAAATTGATCGCCGAACCGTGGGATGTCGGTGAGGGCGGTTACCAAGTCGGCAACTTCCCGGGTTTGTGGACCGAGTGGAACGGGAAGTATCGCGATACTGTGCGCGACTACTGGCGGGGCGAGCCCGCAACCCTGGGCGAGTTCGCTTCCCGGCTGACCGGGTCGTCGGACCTGTATGCGGCGAGTAGCCGGCGGCCGAGCGCCAGCATCAACTTCGTCACCGCGCACGACGGCTTCACCCTCACCGACCTGGTCTCTTACAACGAGAAGCACAACGAGGCCAACGGCGAGGACAACCGGGACGGGGAAAGCCACAACCGGTCGTGGAACTGCGGCGTCGAAGGTCCCACCGACGATCCCGAAATCGCCGAGCTGCGCTGCCGCCAAATCCGCAACTTCTGGGCCACCCTGATGGTCAGCCAGGGCACGCCGATGGTCGCGCACGGCGACGAGCTCGGGCGCACCCAGCAGGGCAACAACAACGCCTACTGCCAGGACTCCGAATTATCTTGGATCGACTGGTCTTTGGTGGACAAGAACGCCGACCTGCTGGCCTTCGCCCGTAGGGCGACCACACTGCGCAAGAAACATCCGGTGTTTCGCCGGCGCAGATTCTTCGACGGCGAGCCGATCCGCAGCGGTGACGAAGTGCGCGACATCGCCTGGCTGACGGCGACCGGCAGGGAGATGACGCACGACGATTGGAACCAGGGCCTGGACAAGTGCGTTGCGGTGTTTCTCAACGGTGACGCGATCACCGCACCCAATGCGCGGGGCGAACGCGTGGTCGACGATTCATTCCTGTTGTGTTTCAACGCCCACAAGCGCGAGGTGGAGTTCGTCACGCCGCACGACGACTATGCGCGGGAGTGGACCGTGGAGATCGATACCAACCACCCGGCCGGGGAGGCCGACCGCGTGGTGGCCGCCGAGGAAAAGGTGATTATTCCGGGCTGCTCGGTGCTGATCCTACGAAAGACCGGCTGA
- a CDS encoding acyltransferase family protein produces the protein MQTSSPPPRPAATANPGAIAAPAAGSEGFYRYDLDGVRGVAIALVAVFHIWFGRVSGGVDVFLALSGFFFGGKILRAALNPAVSLSPVAEVTRLVRRLVPALVVVLAACAVLTILVQPQTRWETFADQSLASLGYYQNWELANTASDYLRAGEAVSPLQHIWSMSVQGQFYVTFLLLVAGCAVLLRRPLKAQLRTVFVVLLSALTLASFVYAIFAHSDDQSIAYYDSFARAWELLLGALVGAVVADVRWPMWLRTAVASVALAAIVSCGALIDGVDEFPGPWALVPVGATMLMILAGANLQGDPRTSGRMPLPNRLLATRPLLELGAIAYSLYLWHWPLLIFWLSYTGNKHANFVEGMAVLLVAGVLGYLTTQLVEDPLRYRAPQGSAPSLVAPATPWWSRLRRPTMALGTSVVLLGVTLTATSFTWRQHVTVLRAAGKELSVLNPQDYPGARALTEHVRVPTLPMRPSVLEVKNDLPVSTRDGCISDFVNPAVVNCVYGDLAATRTIALAGGSHAEHWLPALDVLGHAHHFKVVTYLKMGCPLSTEQVPLIMGNNAPYPQCREWVQRTMDKLVADRPDYVFTTTTRPWNIKSGDVMPATYIGIWQTLSDNNIPILGMRDTPWLVKNGQPFDPADCLAKKGGNATSCAIKRSDVLSERNQTLDFVEQFPLLKVLDMSDAICRTDVCRPVEGNVLIYHGAHHLTPTYMRTMAHELGLQIAAATGWW, from the coding sequence CGATCGCGCTCGTCGCCGTGTTCCACATCTGGTTTGGCCGGGTTTCCGGCGGTGTGGACGTGTTTCTGGCGTTGTCCGGGTTCTTCTTCGGCGGCAAGATTCTGCGCGCCGCGCTGAACCCGGCCGTCTCGCTATCACCCGTTGCGGAAGTGACCCGGCTGGTCCGCCGTCTGGTGCCCGCTCTGGTTGTGGTGCTGGCGGCGTGTGCAGTGCTCACAATTCTGGTGCAGCCACAAACCCGTTGGGAGACCTTCGCCGACCAGAGCCTGGCCAGCCTCGGCTACTACCAGAACTGGGAGCTGGCGAACACCGCGTCGGACTATCTGCGGGCGGGCGAGGCCGTCAGCCCGTTGCAGCACATCTGGTCCATGTCGGTGCAGGGGCAGTTCTACGTCACGTTCCTGCTCCTGGTGGCCGGGTGCGCCGTCCTGTTGCGGCGCCCGCTCAAGGCCCAGCTGCGCACCGTGTTCGTCGTGCTGCTGAGCGCCCTGACGCTGGCTTCCTTCGTCTACGCGATCTTCGCTCACTCCGATGACCAGTCGATCGCCTATTACGACAGCTTCGCCCGGGCCTGGGAGTTGCTGCTCGGCGCTCTCGTCGGTGCGGTGGTGGCCGATGTCCGGTGGCCGATGTGGCTGCGCACCGCGGTCGCGTCCGTCGCGCTGGCGGCAATCGTGTCCTGCGGGGCCCTGATCGACGGCGTCGACGAATTTCCGGGCCCGTGGGCCCTGGTACCGGTCGGGGCCACGATGCTGATGATCCTCGCCGGGGCCAACCTGCAAGGCGATCCCCGCACCAGCGGCCGCATGCCGCTGCCAAATCGGCTGCTGGCCACCCGGCCGCTGCTCGAGCTGGGCGCCATCGCCTACTCGCTGTACCTGTGGCACTGGCCGCTGCTCATCTTCTGGCTGTCTTACACCGGCAACAAGCACGCCAACTTTGTCGAAGGCATGGCGGTGCTGCTGGTCGCCGGGGTGCTCGGGTACCTGACCACCCAGCTCGTCGAGGATCCACTGCGCTACCGGGCGCCGCAGGGATCCGCACCGTCGCTGGTCGCCCCGGCGACGCCCTGGTGGTCTCGGTTGCGCCGCCCCACAATGGCCCTGGGAACGTCGGTCGTGCTGCTGGGCGTCACCCTGACCGCGACCTCGTTCACCTGGCGTCAGCACGTGACCGTGTTGCGGGCCGCGGGCAAGGAACTGTCCGTGCTCAATCCGCAGGACTATCCCGGCGCCCGCGCCCTGACCGAACACGTGCGGGTGCCGACACTGCCGATGCGGCCCAGCGTCCTGGAAGTCAAGAACGACCTGCCCGTCTCCACACGGGACGGCTGCATCAGTGACTTCGTCAACCCGGCGGTGGTGAATTGCGTCTACGGCGACCTCGCCGCGACCCGCACCATCGCACTGGCCGGCGGGTCCCACGCCGAACATTGGCTGCCGGCACTGGACGTGCTCGGCCACGCACATCACTTCAAAGTTGTGACATATCTCAAAATGGGCTGCCCGTTGTCCACCGAGCAGGTCCCGCTGATCATGGGCAACAACGCTCCCTACCCGCAGTGCCGCGAGTGGGTGCAACGGACGATGGACAAACTGGTCGCCGACCGGCCCGATTACGTGTTCACCACCACGACCCGACCCTGGAACATCAAGAGCGGTGACGTGATGCCGGCGACCTACATCGGGATCTGGCAGACATTGTCCGACAACAACATTCCGATCCTTGGCATGCGCGACACGCCCTGGCTGGTCAAGAACGGCCAACCGTTCGATCCGGCGGACTGCCTGGCCAAGAAGGGCGGCAATGCGACGTCGTGCGCGATCAAGCGCTCCGATGTGCTGTCCGAGCGCAATCAAACCCTCGACTTCGTCGAGCAGTTCCCGCTGCTCAAGGTGCTCGACATGTCAGATGCCATCTGCCGCACCGACGTCTGTCGTCCGGTCGAAGGAAACGTGCTCATATACCACGGCGCACATCACCTGACACCCACCTACATGCGGACCATGGCCCACGAGCTCGGCCTTCAGATCGCGGCTGCCACCGGCTGGTGGTAG